The Glycine max cultivar Williams 82 chromosome 12, Glycine_max_v4.0, whole genome shotgun sequence genome window below encodes:
- the LOC106795404 gene encoding receptor-like protein EIX2: MSGNKLNKELSVIIHQLSGCVRFSLQELNLEGNQIKGTLPDLSIFSVLKTLDLSANQLNGKTPESSKFPSLLESLSIRSNNLEGGIPKSFGNACALRSLDMSNNSLSEEFPMIIHYLSGCARYSLEQLYLGMNQINGTLPDFSIFSILKELDLHGNKLNGEIPKDYKFPPQLKRLDMQSNSLKGVLTDYHFANMSMLYFLELSDNSLLSLAFRQNWVPPFQLSYIGLRSCKLGPVFPKWLETQNQFGDIDISNAGIADMVPKWFWANLAFREEISMNISYNNLHGIIPNFPLKNLYHSLILGSNQFDGPIPPFLRGSLYLDLSKNKFSDSRSFLCVNGTVESLYQLDISNNHFSGKIPDCWSHFKSLSYLDLSHNNFSGRIPTSMGSLLHLQALLLRNNNLTDEIPFSLRSCTNLVMLDIAENRLSGLIPTWIGSELQELQFLSLGRNNFHGSLPLKICYLSNIQVLDLSLNSMSGQIPKCIKIFTSMTQKTSSRDYQGHSYLFETHDMSGNRTYDLNALLMWKGSEQMFKNNVILLLKSIDLSSNHFSGEIPLEIENLFELVSLNLSRNHLTGKIPSNIGKLTSLDFLDLSRNHLVGSIPSSLTQIDRLGVLDLSHNNLSGEIPTGTQLQSFNASCYEDNLDLCGPPLEKLCIDGKPAQEPIVKLPEDENLFFTCEFYMSMAIGFVISFCGVFGSILIKRSWRHAYFKFISNLSDAIYVMAAVKVFKWCHRG; the protein is encoded by the coding sequence ATGTCTGGTAACAAATTGAATAAAGAGCTTTCGGTGATAATCCATCAATTGTCTGGGTGTGTCAGATTCTCGCTGCAAGAACTGAACTTGGAAGGAAATCAAATCAAGGGTACGCTTCCTGACCTTTCAATATTTTCTGTCTTGAAAACATTGGATCTTTCAGCAAATCAATTAAATGGCAAAACTCCAGAGAGTAGCAAATTTCCATCTCTGTTGGAGTCTTTGTCAATCAGATCAAACAATTTAGAAGGTGGAATTCCAAAATCATTTGGGAATGCATGTGCTTTGCGCTCATTGGACATGTCTAATAATAGCTTGAGTGAAGAGTTTCCAATGATAATCCACTACTTGTCTGGATGTGCTAGATATTCATTGGAACAGTTATATCTAGGCATGAATCAAATCAACGGCACATTACCCGACTTCTCAATATtctcaattttaaaagaattagatcttcatGGAAACAAGCTAAATGGAGAGATTCCTAAAGATTATAAATTTCCACCCCAACTGAAGAGACTAGATATGCAATCAAATTCCTTAAAGGGTGTGCTCACTGACTATCATTTCGCTAATATGTCTATGTTATACTTCTTGGAGTTATCTGACAACTCGTTATTGTCCTTGGCATTTAGACAAAATTGGGTTCCACCATTTCAATTGAGCTACATAGGACTGAGATCATGCAAGCTAGGTccagtatttccaaaatggttggagacacaaaatcaatttggggatattgacatttcaaatgCTGGAATAGCAGATATGGTTCCAAAGTGGTTTTGGGCTAATTTAGCATTCCGAGAAGAGATTTCAATGAATATTTCATACAATAATCTCCATGGTATAATTCCAAATTTTCCACTAAAGAATCTTTATCATTCCCTAATTCTTGGATCAAATCAATTTGATGGCCCTATTCCACCATTTCTGCGAGGTTCCCTGTATCTTGatttatccaaaaataaattCTCAGATTCTCGTTCCTTTTTATGTGTGAATGGTACTGTTGAAAGTTTATACCAATTAGACATTTCAAATAATCATTTCTCTGGAAAAATTCCGGATTGTTGGAGTCATTTCAAGTCATTATCTTATTTGGACTTAAGTCACAATAATTTTTCAGGAAGAATACCTACATCCATGGGAtctcttcttcatcttcaagCATTGCTATTGAGAAACAACAACTTAACAGATGAGATACCTTTCTCCTTGAGGAGTTGCACAAATCTAGTAATGTTGGATATTGCAGAAAATAGATTATCAGGGCTCATCCCTACTTGGATTGGGAGCGAACTACAAGAGTTGCAATTTTTAAGTTTGGGAAGAAATAATTTCCATGGAAGTTTACCATTGAAAATTTGCTACCTAAGTAACATTCAAGTCTTGGATCTCTCACTAAACAGCATGTCTGGACAAATTCCTAAATGCATAAAAATTTTTACTTCGATGACTCAAAAGACATCTTCAAGAGATTATCAAGGACATTCATATCTTTTCGAAACCCATGACATGTCAGGTAATCGTACATATGATTTGAATGCACTCTTGATGTGGAAAGGTTCAGAACAAATGttcaaaaataatgtaatactaCTTTTAAAAAGCATTGATCTCTCAAGCAATCACTTTTCTGGAGAAATTCCACTGGAAATAGAGAATTTATTTGAATTGGTTTCATTGAATTTATCAAGAAACCATTTGACTGGAAAAATTCCTTCAAATATTGGAAAGTTAACATCACTTGACTTTCTTGATTTGTCAAGAAACCATCTAGTTGGTTCAATTCCTTCAAGTCTTACTCAAATTGATCGACTCGGCGTGTTAGATTTGTCACATAACAATCTATCTGGAGAGATTCCAACTGGTACACAATTACAGAGTTTCAATGCCTCATGTTATGAAGATAATCTTGATCTTTGTGGACCGCCACTAGAGAAATTGTGTATTGATGGGAAGCCTGCACAGGAACCAATTGTTAAACTTCCTGAAgatgaaaatttgtttttcaCCTGTGAATTTTACATGAGTATGGCAATTGGATTTGTTATAAGCTTCTGTGGCGTCTTTGGCTCAATCTTAATAAAGCGTTCTTGGAGACATGCTTATTTCAAATTCATAAGCAATTTGTCAGACGCTATTTATGTCATGGCAGCAGTGAAAGTTTTCAAGTGGTGTCACAGAGGATAG
- the LOC121173146 gene encoding probable inactive leucine-rich repeat receptor kinase XIAO, with protein sequence MLQALVSAQHHIMCIKTEREALLQFKAALLDPYGMLSSWTTADCCRWEGIRCSNLTGHVLMLHLPGQFHYSYAFNSITVASLRYMRGEIHKSLMELQQLKYLNLSWNDFRGRGIPEFLGSLSNLRYLDLSCSQFGGKIPTQFGSLSHLKYLDLAGNFYLEGSIPRQLGNLSQLQYLDLGGNQFEGKIPSQIGSLSQLQHLDLGDNSLEGNIPSQIGNLSQLQLLNLRFNSLEGSIPSQLGNLSNLQKLYLGRYSDDVGAPKIDDGDHWLSNLISLTHLSLYNISNLNTSHSFLQMIAKLPKLRELRLFDCSLSDHFILSLRPSKFNFSSSLSILDLSVNSFTSSMILQRLSNVTSNLVELDLSDNLLEGSTSNHFGHVMNSLEHLDLSSNIFKGEDLKSFANICTLHSLYMRENHLSEDLPSILHNLSSGCVKHSLQELDLSDNQITGSLTDLSVFSSLKSLFLDGNQLSGNIPEGISLPFHLKFLSIRSNS encoded by the coding sequence atgttGCAGGCTCTTGTTTCTGCTCAACACCATATTATGTGCATTAAGACTGAGAGGGAAGCACTCCTCCAATTCAAGGCTGCCCTCCTGGATCCCTATGGCATGCTCTCTTCTTGGACCACAGCTGATTGCTGCCGATGGGAAGGGATTCGCTGCAGCAACCTCACCGGCCATGTCCTAATGCTCCACCTTCCCGGTCAGTTTCATTATTCATATGCCTTCAATAGTATCACTGTTGCCTCGCTACGTTATATGAGGGGAGAGATCCACAAGTCGTTGATGGAGTTGCAACAATTAAAGTATTTAAACCTCAGTTGGAATGATTTTCGAGGCAGAGGAATCCCAGAGTTTCTTGGTTCTCTCAGCAACTTGAGATACCTTGATCTGTCATGTTCTCAATTTGGCGGAAAAATTCCAACTCAGTTTGGCTCTCTTTCTCATTTGAAATACTTAGATCTTGCTGGGAATTTTTATCTGGAGGGTTCAATCCCACGTCAACTTGGAAATCTCTCCCAGTTGCAGTATCTTGATCTCGGGGGCAACCAATTTGAAGGAAAAATACCCTCTCAAATTGGAAGTCTCTCCCAGTTGCAGCATCTTGATCTAGGTGACAATTCTTTAGAAGGAAATATACCCTCTCAAATTGGAAATCTCTCCCAGTTGCAGCTTCTTAATCTCAGGTTCAATTCTTTAGAAGGAAGTATACCGTCCCAACTTGGGAACCTTTCAAATTTGCAGAAGCTTTATCTTGGCAGATATTCTGATGATGTTGGTGCTCCCAAAATTGACGATGGAGATCATTGGCTGTCTAATCTCATTTCTTTAACCCATCTTTCCTTGTACAACATATCTAATCTCAACACTTCTCATAGCTTCCTCCAAATGATTGCCAAGCTACCAAAACTTAGAGAACTGAGATTATTTGATTGTAGCCTTTCCGATCATTTTATCCTTTCACTAAGGCCCtcgaaattcaatttttctAGTTCCCTTTCCATCCTTGATCTTTCCGTGAACAGCTTCACGTCATCAATGATACTCCAGAGGCTGTCCAACGTCACTTCCAACCTTGTTGAGCTTGACCTTAGTGATAACCTCTTGGAGGGTTCCACATCaaaccattttggccatgtaatGAATTCTCTTGAGCACCTCGACCTCTCAAGTAATATATTCAAGGGTGAGGATTTGAAATCCTTCGCGAATATATGCACCTTACATTCTTTGTACATGCGAGAAAACCATTTGAGTGAAGACCTTCCATCAATCCTTCATAATTTGTCTAGTGGTTGTGTTAAACACTCATTACAAGAATTGGATTTGTCAGATAATCAAATCACCGGCTCTTTAACTGACCTTTCAGTATTCTCATCTCTAAAATCATTGTTTCTTGATGGAAATCAATTAAGTGGAAACATACCTGAAGGCATCAGCTTACCGTTTCATTTGAAATTTCTGTCAATCAGATCAAACTCATAG